A region from the Fusobacterium simiae genome encodes:
- a CDS encoding GNAT family N-acetyltransferase has product MNIVHNEGNGFYIYDENKEILARLEYKRNGNVLDFEHTVVSDKLKGQGVAAKLLDEAVDYARKNNLKVHPVCSYVVKKFETGNYDDIKV; this is encoded by the coding sequence ATGAATATAGTTCACAATGAAGGAAATGGTTTTTATATCTATGACGAAAATAAAGAAATTTTAGCAAGACTTGAATATAAAAGAAATGGCAATGTTTTAGACTTTGAACATACAGTTGTGTCAGATAAATTAAAAGGACAAGGAGTTGCTGCTAAGCTTTTAGATGAAGCAGTAGATTATGCTAGAAAAAATAATCTTAAAGTTCATCCTGTTTGTTCTTATGTAGTTAAGAAATTTGAAACAGGTAATTATGATGATATTAAAGTTTAA